In the Pyrococcus kukulkanii genome, one interval contains:
- a CDS encoding TldD/PmbA family protein, whose translation MIDKLIRILEKMNVDWEIYFSKSQVTSVKFRKIKEIEIERSTHKIVGGVGVRVIVDGYIGFSYLSGFSWSEEKLENLVKSAYKIAKLSKNYHPGFPVPKAYPTVKGLYDKDIERLALENLISWGHDLLDIPQSGEASIGSEVREREIVNSNGINVRDRSTEFAMHLYLYSKGKGTGSHFGIYRTLPNVEREIINIKENATWEFELSRNAKKIHGFSGEIIIEPKALASIFSIFLPNVLAKNVYLGKSRFSKVGEVVSSENFTLIDDPTLEGGTNSYPFDGEGNPGRRKLIVKNGILTSFLADEKYGRLLHIEGGNASRSYNSTPEISTSNIIILPGDSALEEGVFIRAVYGEHTANSITGEFSLNIELGYKVQRGEAIPFKGNMIVGNVFEMLRNITEIGKDVERIGAFIAPKVVTYSKII comes from the coding sequence GTGATTGACAAGCTTATAAGGATACTTGAAAAAATGAACGTTGATTGGGAAATATATTTCTCAAAATCTCAAGTCACATCGGTAAAATTTAGGAAGATTAAAGAGATAGAAATCGAGAGATCAACGCATAAGATTGTGGGAGGCGTAGGCGTTAGGGTGATTGTAGACGGTTATATCGGTTTTTCTTATCTGAGCGGCTTTAGCTGGAGCGAAGAAAAGCTTGAAAATCTTGTGAAAAGTGCCTATAAGATTGCTAAGTTGAGCAAAAATTATCATCCCGGATTTCCAGTTCCTAAGGCTTATCCCACCGTTAAGGGGTTGTACGATAAAGATATAGAAAGGCTGGCACTTGAAAATCTTATTTCCTGGGGCCATGACCTTCTAGACATCCCTCAGAGTGGAGAGGCTTCCATAGGGTCTGAGGTTAGAGAAAGGGAGATAGTGAACTCTAATGGTATAAACGTCAGAGATCGGAGTACGGAGTTTGCTATGCACTTGTACCTATACTCAAAAGGGAAGGGAACTGGAAGTCACTTCGGAATATACAGAACGCTCCCGAACGTTGAGAGGGAGATAATAAATATAAAAGAAAATGCAACTTGGGAATTTGAGCTTAGTAGGAATGCTAAGAAGATACATGGGTTCAGTGGAGAGATTATAATTGAGCCTAAGGCTTTAGCTTCCATTTTTTCGATATTCTTGCCTAATGTTTTAGCAAAAAACGTGTACCTGGGCAAGAGTAGATTCTCAAAAGTTGGTGAGGTTGTTTCATCAGAAAATTTCACCCTAATTGATGATCCTACTTTGGAGGGTGGCACTAACAGTTATCCTTTTGATGGTGAAGGGAACCCAGGAAGAAGAAAGCTAATAGTTAAAAATGGCATTTTAACGTCTTTTTTGGCTGATGAAAAATATGGACGGTTGCTTCATATTGAGGGTGGAAATGCCTCTAGGTCATACAATTCTACACCTGAGATATCAACATCGAATATAATAATCCTCCCTGGTGATTCTGCGCTGGAGGAGGGGGTGTTCATAAGGGCTGTGTATGGAGAACACACAGCAAATTCAATAACAGGCGAGTTTTCTTTAAACATAGAACTGGGTTATAAAGTTCAGAGGGGGGAGGCCATACCCTTTAAGGGTAACATGATAGTGGGGAATGTATTCGAGATGTTAAGAAATATCACTGAGATTGGTAAAGATGTTGAAAGGATTGGGGCTTTTATAGCACCAAAAGTTGTCACTTATTCAAAAATAATTTAA
- a CDS encoding ECF transporter S component → MRNAEIIAFSALMAALSLILQVLPLKVRTPWGMSIDLVAVPIITLYFILGFQASVFGLIVMTIGLFIISGPHTMGVGPIMKFFATLSVILGLKISEYIVRDKNPLYILTAFLLSAVIRDILMIALNYYFALPLYLKMIGYNITSRTEVIKVVEEMTKIPFWLAIALPNTIQTAVDIFVALPIARKASRFQ, encoded by the coding sequence ATGAGGAACGCCGAGATCATCGCTTTCTCAGCATTGATGGCGGCACTAAGCTTAATACTGCAGGTGCTTCCTCTTAAGGTCAGAACTCCCTGGGGTATGAGCATAGATCTCGTTGCAGTTCCAATAATAACACTGTACTTTATCCTAGGGTTCCAAGCGTCGGTTTTTGGCCTTATCGTAATGACAATAGGCTTGTTTATAATCTCAGGCCCCCACACGATGGGGGTAGGGCCAATTATGAAGTTTTTTGCAACGCTTTCAGTTATCTTGGGATTGAAGATTTCCGAATATATAGTGAGAGATAAGAACCCTCTCTACATCCTTACGGCTTTCCTACTTTCGGCTGTAATAAGGGACATCTTGATGATAGCGCTTAACTATTACTTCGCCCTGCCACTGTATCTGAAGATGATTGGGTACAACATAACCTCAAGAACAGAGGTCATCAAAGTTGTAGAGGAGATGACAAAAATCCCATTCTGGCTCGCAATAGCCCTTCCAAACACCATCCAAACTGCTGTAGATATTTTCGTCGCATTACCTATAGCCAGGAAAGCCTCAAGGTTTCAGTAG
- a CDS encoding DUF257 family protein has translation MDFEEFLSNFRLGETVLVEYSACSRPELLFYDIVTYSKLPIVVDDLVDSLYEYYVRLKLAGINVGKLENIKVIKTGGSKNVGSVIGKLELGKYIMNVGEYAKVMDKAGKPPFTNLVLGIHKLIFLGSMLENMKLLKMLSDYVGNESRVAFYFLNRDATEKFSPAILALMEEISTSVVLLEGETIIVKKAINEDMLGERIPLLKP, from the coding sequence ATGGACTTCGAAGAATTTTTATCGAATTTTAGGCTTGGTGAGACAGTCTTAGTAGAATATTCGGCGTGCTCAAGGCCCGAGTTGCTTTTCTATGACATTGTCACATATTCAAAATTACCGATCGTGGTGGACGATTTAGTGGATAGCTTGTATGAGTATTATGTCAGGCTTAAGTTAGCTGGAATTAATGTTGGGAAGTTAGAGAATATAAAAGTCATAAAGACTGGTGGATCTAAGAATGTAGGTAGCGTTATTGGGAAGCTTGAGCTTGGGAAATATATAATGAATGTAGGGGAATATGCGAAAGTTATGGACAAAGCAGGAAAACCTCCATTTACTAATCTCGTGCTTGGAATTCATAAGCTAATATTCCTTGGAAGCATGCTTGAAAATATGAAGCTGTTAAAGATGCTGTCTGACTACGTGGGCAATGAAAGCAGAGTGGCATTCTACTTCCTCAATAGGGATGCCACGGAGAAATTCTCCCCTGCAATTTTGGCCCTGATGGAAGAGATATCTACCTCCGTAGTTCTTTTGGAAGGAGAAACAATAATTGTGAAAAAAGCAATAAATGAGGATATGCTTGGGGAGAGGATTCCCCTACTGAAACCTTGA
- a CDS encoding TldD/PmbA family protein, whose protein sequence is MNFEKMARLIQEYSEKYRAKFIDVRIEEVDFVSINVENGKVEELEANQDFGIGVRVLINGWGFSSTTNVEDFEKTLRIATKMAKFSKSKTSVYVGDPISDRVEIKMRKHLRDIDLEDKLQFFLGINEMLKTGKIKTRRTFYHDSIVRKIYLNSEGSFIETVTPRIIMGISVVAKTNGLMQNYWKYFGGTQGWELAEKIDFQYWSKIVVRKAIELLEAKSPPSGKLPVIMDPELTGVFIHEALGHAAEADSVRSGESILTGMLGKKIGVEELTVIDDPTLPGKFGSYIYDDEGVRGKKVEIIKNGVLVNYLTDRETSAVLGLEPNGHGRAQNSSYVPLVRMSNTYVAPSDWEFDEMLEEVKFGVYMVGDKGGQVDITNGSFMFGAKEGYIIRNGEIKEMIRDVALSGDILQILNSIRAIGNDVKVGFPGFCGKGQWVPVDDGGPHILTEAIVGGLE, encoded by the coding sequence ATGAACTTTGAAAAAATGGCAAGGCTTATCCAAGAATATTCGGAAAAGTATAGGGCTAAATTCATAGACGTGAGAATTGAAGAAGTCGATTTTGTGAGCATAAATGTAGAGAATGGAAAAGTCGAGGAGCTTGAAGCAAATCAAGATTTTGGAATAGGTGTTAGGGTTCTTATAAATGGTTGGGGATTTTCATCTACAACGAACGTTGAAGATTTTGAGAAAACTCTAAGGATTGCCACGAAGATGGCAAAATTCTCTAAATCTAAAACTTCAGTCTATGTTGGGGATCCAATAAGCGATAGAGTTGAAATTAAGATGAGAAAACATCTAAGGGATATAGATCTTGAGGATAAGCTTCAGTTTTTCCTGGGGATAAATGAGATGCTTAAAACGGGAAAGATAAAAACCAGAAGGACATTTTATCATGACTCTATAGTTAGAAAGATCTACTTGAATTCTGAAGGTAGTTTCATTGAGACAGTAACTCCACGGATAATAATGGGAATATCAGTTGTTGCAAAGACCAATGGGTTAATGCAAAATTATTGGAAATATTTTGGAGGTACCCAGGGGTGGGAGCTTGCTGAAAAGATAGATTTTCAATATTGGTCTAAAATAGTGGTTAGAAAAGCAATTGAACTACTTGAGGCTAAATCTCCTCCTTCCGGTAAGTTGCCAGTTATAATGGATCCCGAACTTACGGGAGTTTTTATTCACGAGGCCTTAGGTCATGCTGCTGAAGCGGATTCTGTGAGAAGCGGGGAGAGTATACTCACTGGAATGCTTGGAAAGAAAATTGGAGTTGAAGAATTAACCGTGATAGATGACCCCACACTGCCTGGAAAGTTCGGGAGCTATATATATGATGACGAAGGGGTCAGGGGAAAGAAAGTCGAGATAATAAAAAACGGTGTGCTAGTTAATTATCTAACTGATAGAGAAACTTCCGCTGTCCTTGGACTTGAACCCAATGGGCATGGAAGGGCTCAGAATTCAAGTTATGTTCCCTTAGTTAGGATGTCAAACACTTATGTCGCTCCTTCAGATTGGGAATTTGATGAGATGCTTGAAGAAGTTAAGTTTGGGGTTTATATGGTTGGAGATAAGGGTGGACAGGTAGATATTACCAATGGAAGTTTTATGTTTGGAGCTAAGGAAGGCTACATAATAAGGAATGGGGAAATTAAAGAGATGATAAGAGATGTTGCACTTTCCGGAGATATCCTTCAAATCCTTAATTCAATAAGGGCAATTGGCAATGATGTTAAGGTAGGATTCCCAGGTTTTTGTGGAAAGGGACAATGGGTCCCAGTAGATGATGGAGGTCCCCATATTTTAACTGAGGCAATAGTGGGGGGTCTGGAGTGA